A single region of the Desulfovulcanus ferrireducens genome encodes:
- a CDS encoding PHP domain-containing protein, which translates to MPEIDLHTHSTASDGTLTPTELVRLAKKQGLKAIALTDHDTIRGLASALQAGKELGLEVIPGCELSVDYPDGIMHILGLWLRPEAEQLDAALRSLQAKRNKRNELMIAKLQDLGLDITYAEVKELAGGGSVGRPHLAQVLMKKGIVPSIQEAFNKYLGPRGSAYVPKQKLTPEEAISLLKKEQATVILAHPFSLNLHLPALEKELVQLKKLGLDGVEVLYSEHTPDQTAAYLYLCQELDLLVSGGSDFHGTIKPHIALGTGKGNLDIPYSLLEKIKTRRQEQGLWV; encoded by the coding sequence ATGCCTGAAATAGATTTACATACCCATTCGACTGCCTCTGATGGTACCTTGACCCCCACCGAACTGGTTCGACTGGCTAAAAAACAAGGTTTGAAGGCCATTGCCCTTACTGACCACGATACAATCAGAGGGCTTGCCTCTGCCTTGCAGGCAGGAAAAGAACTAGGTCTAGAAGTCATCCCCGGCTGTGAATTAAGCGTGGATTATCCGGACGGGATTATGCATATCCTCGGTCTGTGGCTTAGGCCTGAAGCGGAGCAGCTGGATGCAGCTTTGAGGTCTTTGCAGGCCAAGCGGAATAAGCGCAACGAGCTGATGATTGCCAAGCTCCAAGACTTAGGCCTGGACATCACTTATGCAGAAGTCAAAGAATTGGCCGGGGGAGGAAGTGTGGGGCGTCCCCATCTGGCCCAGGTTTTGATGAAGAAAGGAATTGTTCCCTCTATACAGGAGGCTTTTAATAAGTACCTTGGCCCCCGGGGCAGTGCCTATGTGCCCAAGCAAAAGCTTACTCCTGAAGAAGCTATCTCTTTGCTTAAAAAGGAACAGGCTACCGTAATTTTGGCCCATCCCTTTTCTCTGAATTTGCATTTGCCTGCCTTGGAAAAGGAGCTTGTCCAGCTGAAAAAACTTGGTCTTGACGGAGTAGAAGTCTTGTATTCTGAACATACGCCGGATCAAACTGCTGCCTATTTATACCTCTGTCAGGAATTAGACCTTTTGGTCAGTGGCGGCTCGGATTTCCATGGCACGATCAAACCTCATATTGCCTTGGGAACAGGGAAAGGAAATCTGGACATTCCTTATTCCTTGCTGGAAAAGATAAAGACCAGAAGGCAGGAACAAGGGCTTTGGGTTTAA